The stretch of DNA CACTCATGCCTCTTACGAAGCTGGAGCTCCTGCCTGCTGCACTTCAGGGTTTTAGCTAGACCGTTCACAGATTCCAACGGTCTGGCCCGCATTCAAACTTCAAAGATGCCAATTTAATACAAGTGGCAATAACTTTTGGGGAGTGCAAGGACAGAAATAATAAAACTGCTTGAAAGACGAACATAAGGGGTAAACTGGAAAAGTTTAAGTAAAACTTAGTGCTAACTGAAAAACGTATTAGTATAATAGCATACATCAAGCAGCACATCtagggaaaaaaaaaacacaaatagaTTCACCAATATAATAACCAGAAGAATTAAATAAATCAAATACTAGCATTTTACatagaataaaaaaaaaatagtagaaaCTCCAAAAGACTGCTTACATTCAACGGAAAAAGGCTAACTGAGGGAAAAGCCTTAAAGAGTCTCATCCCAAGAAACATCTCCAGCTGCTTTTGGCGAGAACTATCAACAACAGCATTTTTGTATCTTCTCAGAAGACTTATCTTCACATTTTGTGCTGCAGCTAATTGTTTAAACTTGCTACCTTCATCGTTAAATATATTGAGTATTTGACTGTGCATAGCTTCAGAACCAGTGTAAAGTGTTGCATGTATATCCCCAGCAGTTAAAAACATATCTGAAAGTATAGCCACAGGTGATAAAATTGTCGACCTCTTAAACTCCTCAAAGGCCATATCAAATCTCTTCCATGGTTTATCTGGGCATGGGTGCTTCCATGTAGTTGTCCTGGTGTTATgatcaataaagtatgtctttCCCGTTACGGAATCTGATCGTTTTTCCCAGCCTGGTGGGAGTGGGGCTGTATATCCACTGTAATTATCCACTGATCGATTATCATACGCCATATCACTGTCAAGAGATATACCCAGCCTTCTACATTGCTCTACAAATACTTGTAGAGCTCCAAAATAACTAGCAGCATTTGTTCTATCCAAAGAATCAGCACAATTAAAGCGCAGAACTCCATTTTGCCGTGATCTTAAGCAAAATGCACCCTCAAACTCATCAGTGCAGATGACTTCCCCTCTACAATTGCCTATGCACTCGCGTGAAAATAGGTAATCCCCTTCGGTAATCCCAATGGTTGTCGTTGGACCTTTGAGGAGTAGCCAAAGGCCTTCGATTGTTTGCTGCTCACCCTTCAACTTAACGCTTGCATGCCAGTCATAATTGATTAAAACAAGTCTAGCAGAAGGCACCTTCCTAGATGATTTAATAAAATGTAAAGACTCCTCAAAATGCTGAACCAAGATAGACTCAGATTTACCTTCACCATTCCTTAGCAAGTTCATGCACACAATTGGGACCAAAGGGTTCTTCTTCTGGGTCTCACCGTCAGTCAAAACAAAATCTCGGGCATCATATCGCTTGCTCAACCTTTGGTAGTATTCTGCACTTCCTCTGTATGGATCATGTTCAGCGACATATATCTCTGCCTCGGCTGCAGTCATCTTTAGTTCGGCACCCCACCAGATGGGGATAGAGCCCCTCCGCCAAATGTATGTACTGAATGGAACACTCTGGCCAGTTCTTTTAGGGACCCAAACAAGTTGTTCACATTCAACTTCATTTCCTGTCAAATTTAGTATGACACAGTATAACCTTTTAAGGACAGCATACAGATTAAAAATGCAGAGATTAGTTTGAACAAACGAAGAGTATTTCATGAGCTTTACACTGAGTAAATCAAATTGAATAAGCAGAATACATCAAGTAAAACAACATTACCCTGATGGCTCAACGCCTCAAAGGCCTATGGAGAAGAGGTGGGGTGGGGTCATATATAAACTCTATACATCCTAAACCCTTCTATCATCGCCTCACCCATGATCAAACTGATGTCAAAATTGCATTGACCCGCTCGGGCCGCTCCTACTTCAGAATAGAAGCATATACATTTCAGGGGCCATTTTGGAATCCGGCAAGGCATCAAGCAAATGTTAAAGTTTTCTGAAATCCTCCCCACCATGGTTTTATAGAATATTTCACTAAACATGACAGCTTGATAGGGAAAAGAAATATGATAGGCTCCAGCCGTTCTTTGTTGTATAAACTTAGTTGAAGATCACCAACATGTTACTACGACACACTTCATGCCCGCACCCGACATTTATAGCCGGCTGTAATAAAAATTGCACCAAAGAACTTGCAAAATATCAACGCAGAGATAAATTTTCTTGGCATGGACACAAATTAGAATAATTCAAACTCTTTTTTTTCTTATGAGGTATAATTTTAATGAAGGGACACCAAGTGGGTAACACCTATGTACAAAAGATATCATAGAGTTGGCGCCACCCTACAAAAAGACATGATTGAAATGATGGCCATGTACAAAAAGAGTAAAAGGCACACTAAACGTGACGCTGATTTACAAAATGTGACGTGGATAATTATACTCTAAATCTAACAAATTGAAACTCGTAAAATAGGAATTTataatcttatactccctccatcccactTTTATTGTCCTACTTTCCTTTTAAGAAAGGATTTAAGAAATAGGGTAAAATTACTACTCTATCCCTTTAATTAAGAACAAAATGGACAATATCATTTTGATAGGATGAGTGAGAGTTCAAAAATTAGCGGTAATAGTGGTAGTATACTAATTTATCATACTAAATCTAGAAAGGGGACAATAAAAGTGGGATAAATTTTGGAGAAAAGGGACAATAAaaatgggatggagggagtatcatGTAGTCCTTCAGCAAAGAGATTATAATTCAATGCATTTTGAGAACAACAGTAGCCCACACTTTGCTTATTATTCTGAGGGCTGTGTTGTTTTTGCATTTGGAGTATAAGTGTATAACGGAACGGTTCGATGGGTCATTACTCATTAGCAGTCCACGCTTTATTTTCAACTTTCTCTCTCCCTCccccctccctccctccctcccacACTAATATAGCAAATGATGGGTCGGTCCATCTGGACTCAAAAACCTAGGACCAAAAAACAATTTCACTTGATCAATTAAAATTCTCTTGAATTCTTCTTTAATCGATTAAACTTCTCTCCTTCCACGTGAAAACTATACATCATGAAAGCAGCAGGCTGCCACAATGCTTCAAGTTTCAAATTTTAAAGGTGTACCCACTTTTATTTTACCTGCGCCAAAACACGAATTCAATCCCCTTGCCAGATATCTAGTACCAGGATGCAGTCTGCTTCGGCGAGCAATGAGAGCAAGAATACCTTCTTGCTGACCTGAGCTCCCAAAGGTCCGACATTCTGCAAACCCCTATGGCCAACAGAATGTTAGTGAACAATTGAAGAACAGGTCTAAAGACCATGCTAATTGCTGTTGTTATAAGAACAGGAGATAGAACAGATACAAGAACAAAAGATTTTCAGCCAGGCATGATATAACAGAAGATGAGTGTCCAATCACAATAGGCTGAGGGCCTGAGGCTAGAAATTCACCATAACAATATTTACAGTAAAAGGAAAAGAGATCAGAGACCAAGATCACCGAAAGAACATACACACACTAAAAAAAGGGATGGAAGACATATCAGCAATTAGTAATACCCATCCTTCTAAGCAACATCCTCCCCTTCCTCCGCTCTCCTCGCAGTAATAAAAACAATTCCAATAGGAATAGGAAGACAGTGGAAACTTAACCACATCAAAAGGCAAAGCTGCTGTGTAGCATAAGCGTATTGGCTTAACATGGAATACACGTTAGTTTGAGAATCTGATCTTATTCAGTAGCATAATCACAACTCATAAAACATAATGTTGGTTCGATCCTCTCTAAGAGTTGCATAAGCAAATCCGTAAGCATAAGCATATACGACAAGGGTCAATTAACAGAAAATTGAAGATTCGGGAAAAAAAGAAGTTATGTTAGAAGTGCGGGATACCATACTCTCAAAATGACATCAAGAAACCTTGAAAGAGACTACATGAGAGAGAAccttttttaaataaaaatttcacTGCCTAGTGAGGGAATGTCAATTTGATGGGATTCGAAATAAATATACAAGTTATACAAACCTGTAACAGATTGACACAGTGTTGAGGAAGCCCAATGATCTTGAAGGGAGACGCCAACCATCCATTCCAAATGAATTCATCATCAGGCTGATCCAAGGGCCTTCGACTTGGAAAAGGCCTACTTATGTCCCTTGTCTCACAGAAGTAATGCTTCCCATCAATTTCGAGGATCTCTGGTAGTTCTAGTATACTCTTACCTTCTCCTTTCCCAAGAGCTTGAGGATTATGCAGTGGAATTTTAATCCACCTACTCTCCACTACAGTATAAATGCAACCACCACCAGGCAAAATTGGAACGGTGGCAGCCACTTTTGTAGCAACAAGGAGTAAGCCCAAATTTCCTAGGGCTGCATAACCTAAGATCGCCCTGGCGTATATTGTACTCTTGCATGGCCAATTTGACCCGTTTGTGATAAAATCTACAGCTTCACGTTCAGACTTAAATACATCAACCCCACACTTTCCAAAATACTGCAGGGCTCCAGTCGTAGGATCAACATAAATTACTTGTGTGTCAATTCTGGAGTACAGGCTAACAATAATATATACTTCACCCGAATCCAAGGTAATAACAACAGCAGATGTATCCCGCGAACTACCACCTACATGAATGAGAAAACCATGGAAAAAATGAACAGCCATAGACCACATGTATTAGATAACAGCAAGGCATGCTAAATAAATCCAGCTTCTAAAAAAAATCATATTATGTAgctaaaatgaacaataaataaaacaaaaacttCACCAGTGAGAAGGGACGCGTTTAGTGTCCCCACTAGCTATTAATCAATTGAAAATGAAAGTTATAACTTCTCTAAAAGAGTCAATATAATGAGTACCTCACTGCACAGGTATCACTAAACGAATGAAAGAGCAGAGGGTTTCAAGCTCTTGAACAAGAGTAAAAGCCTCCCCTTCCCCTTGATTTTATAGTTTAGACTACTTATATAAGAAACATGAAAAAGGCTCCAATTGAAGAACACTTGGAACTTTAGTCACAAAATATGTCGAGCCTAGCACTAACTTCGGATAATTTTATGATCCTACCACATTGGGGTCATTGTCATCAtccaacccaaaaaaaaaatgtttaagCTATAACATTTCAAGAAGGCATAAACCATAACCTGACCACTGAAACCATAAAGATGGAAACAGCATCTCAAAGAGGAGTAACTCCAAACATGATACTACTTTACAATTTCCTTCCCAATTTATTATTCCCATCGGGCTTTTTTTATTATCAGTTTCTGAAAATATACTCTATTAAGAGAAACAATGTGAGAAATGTCTACTTTGATCTATTATAATAAACAATTTCCATATTACTATTGTAAGAAGTGTTTAATAATGTATACTTTGAGAAAATAATggtcaaaattaatattgtttgaTCACTAAAGTCATGGGGCAATATAAGTGTGATGGTTGACGTATTAAATATTGGTTTTCGTCATGTAAATAGGTTGCGCCTCCCAAAGCATCCACTCTGTGTTGGTAATGCAGGGGTAAGGCTGCATACCTCCGACTCCCCTAGTCACTTACTGTGAAATTTGTGAGAGTCCTTGAGGCCTTGGGGTAATGCCATATTAGTTTTTGGGGCCTCATCATGGTTGCACCATGAATGCAACTCTCAACACGGGTCATGGTGGGTCATGGTAACCTTCAAAACTTTACGACTCTATTACAATGTAACATCACAACTAGATTTGATGTCGCAAACAAACAAAGTCTCCCATACCATACTTTTTATCAATGAAACATGGATCAAGTAACACTACTAAAGCTCCAATAAATCCATCAATAGAAATACTCCGTacatcccggtcatttgtttcactttgcttttggcacaaagactaaggAGAAAGGAGACATGTCTAATATAGAAAggtgaacaaatgaatgagacccaaaaatggaataggtaaacaaatgaccgggacggagggattAAATTACAGGGCACAATTCACAATCACATACAATAAACTAGATATTACAACTttgatcaaaaatcaaaaatcataacaaaaagaacaaaaataataaatttaagcAGGTACCCACCTTGTGATTCCATGAGGTATCACCATTCAAGCTCAAACTTCATTGAAATCTACAGAAATTAAGCATTTAATTAACTCAAAAAGTAACAATTTTGATAAGAACATAATTAATCTaaagaaagaacaataattacCCCGATGAGCATAGAAATAACCAGCAATTGATGGAAATTTAATTGGGGGGAAAACAGCATTTGCCCAGATCAGACCCTGAAAATGTATTAAGATTGAAAGAGTAATCTAATGATTTAATTGGGTTTTTTTTATGGTTAGTTGAAATGTCAAAGTAAATGGTGCGAAATTTGGCGAAATTGTGATTTGAACTTGTGTTGAGTTTACTGGGATCTTATTTTGCAGAGTCAAAAAATGAAGAGAAGGGCTGGTAAGGCCGTAAGGGCGTAGCTGAGTCGATCTCGACTCGAGTTCGGATGGTGTAAGCAGACATGGACAGTGGGCGGGGTTGGCGGGTCAGGTTGGGCTAGGGGAAAAGCCCTGAGTCCACACCACGGACTGATGGTGAGTGGGCTTAGGCGGGCCAAGCTGGGATGTGGTGGTCTTAGACCGACCCGGTTGTGCTGTTGGGCTAGTGGGCCATGCTCGCCTGGTGGGGGTGTGCAGTGTGGGCTGTGAAGGAGTGGGCCCAACCCAGCCCGAGTAGGTGGTACGAACCCCGGAGCGGTCAGTGTGCCGGGAGAGGACTAGAGGAGTGAGGCTGTTAACGGGCTGGGCTATTGTTGGTCGGGCCAACCCGTAGCGATGTCCACCTCTAATGTCAACTATCAAGAGAGTTCGGGATCGATTCACCTGGGCTCGAGACAAGGGCTGAATGTTGATCAAACCGATTATTCGGGTTTGGTGAGCCGGCCCACATCATGTACAACTCTAAATTGTGTTGCACGTCGGTAATGTTTTACTAACATCATCGACATTTTGACATAATATTTCCAGTTAAACACTTCCCTCGCTTTACTCTTTCTCTCTTTGTATCTTCTTAGGTATTTATAACAATCAAGAGCAGCAATCAAACAAAATTGAAAACACATCATCAAATCTATAACAAAAAACGAGTACTCAAGAACTTGGGACATAGAAAAGGCTCATAAATTATACACATTTATGAACGATTTTAAACTTTAAATTGGTAACTGAAAATCTAAAAGTGAGAAACTTTGAACAACCATAATCTTGCACTCCGGTGTCCGATTGGACATTCTTTTTTCAACCGCGTATCTCGACCAAATTCATGTTTTTTATAAGTTGGGTTGATACATGAATTTTTCACGTCCATGCATAGGTCAGAACATGACAATTTCACATCCTATAGGCAAAAACACAAATCTCGTCAAAATATGTGATTCGAAAAATACCGCTATAAtttaatattttggatgtaaatTTTGGTTATCTAAACTCCTACACTTGATTAGTGATCACCAATATTTGTTCGTACATCATTATTTTAAATCATCATCATAAATAATCATATGTTTTATGTAAGTCGTATTCATATATGTAATGATTACACTCCGGATCGTGTAATTTGGTCCAAACCAAACCAGACCATACTTTACTGATCCGGTTCACAATCCACCTATTTACATTAGCTTGGTCTTTGGTCTAATCTGTACCAAACTGAATGAATTGCGAATTTGACCGTGGACGGAACTTATGTAATGAATACGGACAAGGAGTAATCCAAAGTCCAAACCTCACTCAACCCCGTATGTTACTTCAATCCGAATATGACCCAATCCGTATTAACTCGAATCCATCAAACATCGACTGTCTTGTCTTGTAGGACCACAAAAATGAGAGGTAACCAATAAACAGAACCACAGAAGATGAACCAAACACTACTGATAGGCCAAACGCTTTCAAGCAGCATCATTTCTGTCATTTGTGATGTTCAGCCATTGACAATACTTGCTTAAAACACTGTCTTTTTCTTACCAGTTTTCCAACAACTGTTAATAAAACAACTGCTACTGCAATTTTTCACTTGAATTTGAGATACCCATTTGCCCAAAATGTTCCAAATTGTTGAATTTTTTTGATGGGTACTGTAATTTCAGCATAATTATTAATAATCACAAGGTAAATTAAGAATTGAGTTGGTTTTATTTTGGAAGAATTTTTAAGGAAGAAGGCTAAAATGTTGCCTGTTTGCTCAGCTACTTCCTGTTCTTCTCATGCACAGGTAATATATTGTGTCCAAGATTTAATCTTTGGAGTTTTTATGTAATGTACCAGTAATTAGTGATTAATTCTATTcatgtctttttgttttgtttaatatGATGTTGAATTGAGCAATTCcgagtcatttgtttactttttatgTTCGTCGTGAGGGTTATTccaatcaaaggtaaacaagtgattgagacggagggaataCGATTAATGCATGCTTTTTTATCTTTATCTATTTATTATTAATGTCTTGAGAAGTGATTATGGTCCATGAATGGAAAATAATTGATTTGATAAATGATGCATTGCATTAACTCTTTAAGAGGAATTAGAGCTCAACAGATGAAACCCTATATGGATGATGTGATAAGGTTTTAATCTTTagagtttttatgtaattatATCACTAATTGATGATTAATTCTGTTCATGGCATTTTATTTTACTTAATATGATGTTGAATTGAGCAattcccggtcatttgtttacgttttataTTTTCATCGTGAGAGAGGTATTGTAATCAAAGGTAAAcgaatgattgagacggagggacaAGGAGTACTATTAATGCATGCTTTTTATGGTCCATGAATGGAAAATAATTGATTTGTTAAATGATGCATTGCATTAACTCTTTAAGAGGAATTAGAGCTCAATAGATGAAAGTCATGAAACCCTTTAGTGAATGTGATAACCCTATATGGATGATGCAGATCTTGTTAAATGATGGATTGCGGTACGTTTCTCGGTCCCAAAAGGCATTAGATGTTACTGTTAGATGTGTTTCAGGAGATACATTAGTACAAAGGTGGTCGAGTGGTATTTCTCCTGAGGCATGCCTTCAGAAAGAAGCTGCAAATTCTCTTTACACAGAATTTGTAGGAGGACGTAAACCATTGTCGAATGAATGGCATTTTAATTCAGGAAAGATAAGTGACTCGCTTCTTTTGGGCGGAGAGCATCTGAAATATGTGTCAGAAGACGAAACTGTAGGAGAGACAATTGCAGATAATGCTGATTTCGTTCTAGGATCTTTTAGTAAAGAGCCTGCCTCAGTGTTGAGTAACTTTGCAGAGAATGCTACCAATGTTCCGGAAGTATCAACTGTCGTTACTAAATTATCGCAAACTGCCAATAGTTTCGAGAATTTTACTTCTCAGGCTAATGGGTCAATAGGAGAGTCAATTAGTAAGGTGGAAAATGTCTTGAATAGTTCTCTGGATAAAGTGACGTCAGCTATTAACGGCATCATTAAGAATGGCAACGAAGCAATTGAAAAAGTGACCAGTAAAGTGTTCTCTTCTGCTGATCAAACGGGTGAAATTACTCGTAATGGTTTGAGTAAGCTTCCAGGTGAGCTAAAGGCCGCCACTAGTACAGCTGGTGGTGTTGCTCTCGGGTTACTCAGGAAAACTATTCTCGTGATTGAAGATTCTTTAGTTAAGGGGAGTAAATCAGTTTACTACTTATATGAAACTTCGAAAGGGTTTCTGCCACCAGAGTTCCAGAACACTCTTGATTCGTTCGAGGTGAAAACCAGTGAACTTTCGAAGCCTGTGTCAATGGTTTTCCTACAGGTAACTTTGACTCATACTTGCAACTCTTTTTGAGTATGATCGTACAATTACAATGTCATTGTGAGCTTATAGATACTACATGTTATTTCTACCTGTTGGCATTGTAGTCATTGGATGCATTCCTAGACACAATATTCATAATGTGTTATCTAGAAACCACCTCTCTTGTGAGCGCCTTTGAGACAGTTGGGTAATGTTACTGTTGTGTCTACCTATTGGACTTACTACCTTATGCCAAATTATTGTGCTTATTAATTTTCCTTATCTTCTGCccatacaacaacaacattaccccaatgcCACAAGGCTCCCGCAAACAGCGAGgtaggtgtgtgtgtgtgtcggaTGTACGCGGCCTTACCTCTGCCCAtctagaaggaaaaaaaaaatttgatcgTATGTTGCACAACATACTGGCATCTTCTTTggtctttcttcatttctttgatGCATGAAAATCATTACTGTTATTTGATCATTCTGCATCATGCATACCTCAGAACTTGAATTTGTTATGCACAAGCATTAACCTGTGTTTTAATTATTTATCAGGTAATCAGTTATCATCTTTTTGTGTTTAATTCATATATCTTATTTGCAGGCATATTCTGCCCTTGAAGGGCTGGAGAGAAGTTTAGGCTTAGATCCCTCGGATCCTGTTGTACCATTTGTTATTTTCCTTGGCACTGCATCCACATTATGGTATTGATGTCCTTTTGTATTCCTTGTCTCTTTCTATGTTAAGCAGCAGGTAATTACTTACTTTACAGATAAATTTATGCTGTTCATCAGATTTGTGCAGGACTATATATTGGGTGGTAACCTACAGTGGCTATGCTGGAGATCTTTCTCCTACATTAGCTCTTGACCTCTTAAAAGGGAAAGATAGTGCTGTTCTTATAGATGTCAGGACTGAGGCAAGTTACTGTAGAAATCTCTTGCCTTTTCTGTGAAATAGTTACCATCGTTGATGCTAACACTGGTTATACTATATAGAGTTCTGAAGTTATCTTGTTAAGATATTGCATGGGGTTTCGTTTTGTGAAATGATAGTTGCTTCGTTTCTCGAAGTGTATATTCATGCTTATATGTACATTTTTTTTATTCTCTTCTGAATGCGTCCAATATGGTTTTGACATTTAAAGGATATGAAGCAACGAGATGGAATACCTGATCTGAGAAGAGCAGCACGATTTCGATATGCAGATGTGTCCTTGCCCGAGGTTTGTATTGCTAACATCTTTGAGTATGCTATGTTTTTCTTTTGGTGGTCTTTTAATTGGTCTAAGCACAACAATTCATTATTGACATGAAAGCGTTGAACTCGAGGTAATTGGATTTTAAGATGAATGGCTTGAATCTATGTTTCCGCAGGTTGATGGCTCTTTGAGAAAGTTAATGAAAAGTAGCAGAGACCTTGATGATGCTTTGATAGCTTCAGTCGTCCGTAATCTCAAGAATGTTCAAGTATGCATAGTCTTACTTTCATACTTCATAACCAGAAGAAATTTTACAATACTATATGATACAGGGATTTTTAAATAGAGAAACATGACCCGACAATTGATGAATTAGACATCCACATCACGATATCTTCATGCTTTCCAAATTTTACTTCTTCTCTAGTTATCTCATGGTAAGTCTTGTGCTATCATTAGGGTCGGTCCAAGGTCATAGTTATGGATGTTGACGGAAGTCGAGCCAAAGGCATTGCAAGATCATTGAGAAAGCTTGGGGTTAAGGTCAGTTACCTCACATCTTTAGCAGATTTAAGTAACTTACCAGCATTCCTTTTGCTTCGCTAGAGAGATTGTGTGATAAACTCGGGGGTTAAGCTTGTGATAAACTATTCTTAGTAATAAGGAAATACATTGCTGTTCGACTTGGTGGTAGTTGATGGGATCATATCAGTATATCACTTCActacgtattttttttttttgggatattcTCATTTGTACCCttcaaactttttcattttctcacTTGCACCCctctattttaaaaaaaaaaaaaaaaaaaaaagccttgACTAACAATAACACTTGGCAACAACGTCAGAAAACAGTAATTTTTTTCCTAAATCGAAGATCTGTAAAGACAGTGAATTCGAAGGAAAAAAAATCATCTTTTTCGAAACTTGTGCCCCGGAGTTCTAGTTAGTCAAAGTTTTTTCCGTGAAAAAGCTCTCTGACCGATCATTATTCCCCCTACGAATTCAAAAAACAATGATTTTGTTTTCAATCTGAAGATCTCCTAAAGACGTAaaatatgcaaaaaaaaaaaaaattaccgttttctgaaGTCGTAGCGAAGATTT from Silene latifolia isolate original U9 population chromosome 10, ASM4854445v1, whole genome shotgun sequence encodes:
- the LOC141606195 gene encoding uncharacterized protein LOC141606195; the protein is MLPVCSATSCSSHAQILLNDGLRYVSRSQKALDVTVRCVSGDTLVQRWSSGISPEACLQKEAANSLYTEFVGGRKPLSNEWHFNSGKISDSLLLGGEHLKYVSEDETVGETIADNADFVLGSFSKEPASVLSNFAENATNVPEVSTVVTKLSQTANSFENFTSQANGSIGESISKVENVLNSSLDKVTSAINGIIKNGNEAIEKVTSKVFSSADQTGEITRNGLSKLPGELKAATSTAGGVALGLLRKTILVIEDSLVKGSKSVYYLYETSKGFLPPEFQNTLDSFEVKTSELSKPVSMVFLQAYSALEGLERSLGLDPSDPVVPFVIFLGTASTLWTIYWVVTYSGYAGDLSPTLALDLLKGKDSAVLIDVRTEDMKQRDGIPDLRRAARFRYADVSLPEVDGSLRKLMKSSRDLDDALIASVVRNLKNVQGRSKVIVMDVDGSRAKGIARSLRKLGVKRPYVLQGGFQSWVKEGLRAKELKPETVISILNEEAEAILEELSPSPVQLLGFGVGSIAAVFALLEWEKSLQFIGVIGLIQTIYRRVASYEGSEDFTEDVRLLLSPVTMGAQALTWATGKAETNGNGLPVSPSSSDVQSRVLQAAAKHESQPEGSQDSVTESTIQVAGNADPSEA